A portion of the Pseudomonas sp. GR 6-02 genome contains these proteins:
- a CDS encoding Vgb family protein: MKHSTAEIIREYGPFPGIDHVHGVTHDGQRVWFASGDKLNALDPASGKTLKSIDVAAHAGTAFDGQHLFQIAEDRIQKIDPQTGRVLSTIPAPGGGGDSGLAWAEGTLWVGEYRERKIHQVDPQTGAVLRTLESNRFVTGVTWVEGDLWHGTWEGDESELRRVDPATGEVLESVQMPAGVGVSGLEFDGHDRFFCGGGNSGKVRAVRRPE; encoded by the coding sequence ATGAAACATTCAACGGCTGAAATCATCCGCGAATACGGGCCTTTTCCGGGCATCGACCATGTGCACGGCGTCACCCATGACGGCCAGCGTGTCTGGTTTGCCTCCGGCGACAAACTCAACGCCCTGGACCCGGCCAGCGGCAAAACCCTGAAATCGATCGATGTCGCCGCCCATGCCGGCACCGCCTTCGATGGCCAGCATCTGTTTCAGATCGCCGAGGATCGCATCCAGAAGATCGACCCTCAGACCGGCCGCGTGCTCTCCACCATCCCCGCACCCGGTGGCGGTGGCGACTCGGGGCTGGCGTGGGCCGAAGGCACGCTCTGGGTCGGTGAGTATCGCGAGCGCAAGATCCATCAGGTCGATCCCCAGACCGGAGCGGTGCTGCGCACCCTCGAATCCAACCGCTTTGTTACCGGGGTGACCTGGGTCGAGGGTGATCTGTGGCATGGCACCTGGGAAGGTGACGAGAGCGAGCTGCGACGAGTCGATCCGGCCACGGGCGAGGTGTTGGAGAGCGTCCAGATGCCGGCTGGCGTCGGCGTGTCGGGGCTTGAGTTCGATGGCCACGACCGGTTTTTCTGTGGCGGCGGCAACAGCGGGAAGGTGAGAGCCGTGCGCCGGCCAGAATGA
- a CDS encoding DUF1428 domain-containing protein, giving the protein MAYVDGFVAAVPKANREKFKKHAESAAAIFKENGALSLAECWGDDVPDGKVTSFPMAVKLKEDETVVFSWIVWPDKATRDAGMAKLMSDPRMQPDVNPMPFDGQRAIFGGFEMLVKA; this is encoded by the coding sequence ATGGCTTACGTTGATGGCTTCGTCGCAGCGGTGCCCAAGGCCAACCGCGAAAAGTTCAAGAAACACGCGGAGTCCGCCGCCGCGATTTTCAAGGAAAACGGCGCGCTCAGCCTCGCTGAATGCTGGGGCGACGACGTGCCTGATGGCAAAGTGACGTCGTTTCCCATGGCGGTCAAACTCAAGGAAGACGAGACCGTGGTGTTTTCCTGGATCGTCTGGCCGGACAAGGCCACCCGTGACGCCGGCATGGCGAAACTGATGAGCGATCCGCGGATGCAACCGGACGTCAATCCGATGCCGTTCGACGGCCAGCGGGCGATTTTTGGTGGTTTCGAAATGCTCGTCAAAGCCTGA